GCCGCCGCCGACGTTGCGGAAGCGCGCGCGCACCCAGTCGAGCCGGCCGTCGGCGACGAGCGTGCAGTCGCCGAGGTCGAGCACGTCGGCTTCGACCGAGAGCTCGCCGCCGTAGAAGAGCGCGTCGCGCGCCTCGTAGACGAGCTCGTCGAGCGCGGCCGGGTCTGTCGGCAGCACGGGGGCACCGGTCTCGTCCACCGTGTTGCCCGTCAGGCGCCCGTACACGTAGTCGCGGTAGCGCGTGACGAAGAACGCGGCCTCGCCGCGCACCCGTTCGTAGTCGGCCTGTGCGCGCACCTCGCCCGTGAAGGCCGTCTCCTCGTCGAGGTCCGCGCCGCCCATCTCGAAGGTGCCGGTCGCCTCGTGCGGCCCGCGCGCGAACAGCTCGACGTCGCTCGGTGCGCGCTGGGTCGCGGCCGCGAGCGCGCCGAACGTCCACGCGTCGCCCACGTGCTGCACGAGCCCGATCGAGCCGCTCAGCGGGACGAAGTCGCGCGCGCGCCGCGCGCCGCCGAGCGGCTCGCCGACGACGCGCGTCGACTCGACGCGCAGGCCGAGCTCGGCGTGCAGGTCCGCGAGCAGCGGGCGTTCCTCGAAGCCGTACAGCGCGACCGTGCGCGAGGTCGCCGGCGCGAGGAACTCCGCGGCCTCGCCGCCGGCGGTGAGGTCGCGGTAGCGCGCGTCGAGCCCGAGCGCGCCGGTGAAGCCCGCGAGCTCGTCGTGCACGAGCTCGAGGCGGCCGCCGACCTCGTCGTCGTCGAACGTCTGGCCGACCACGCCGTCGGCGACCTCGTCGTGCTCGTAGTCGGTGTACACGCTGCGCAGTCGCAGCTCGCTGAATCCGGGCAGCGGGTCGAACAGCTCGCCGTCGACGCGCAGCCGGTTCGCGTCCATCCGGATCTCGACGTCCTCGCCCGCTTCGGGAATGCCGTAGTCGTTGCGGAAGTGCGAGTAGGCGGCGCCGAGGCGGCCGCGCTCGCCGATCCACGAAGCGCCGAACGAGCCGGCCGCGGCCTCGCCCTGCGAGCCCGGCTGCGCGGCGCCCGTGCCCGTCTCGTAGCGATCGGCGTTGCGGTAGAGGCCGTCGAAGTGGAAGGCGAACGGGCCCGCGCCGGTGTCGACCTCGGCCGCGACCACGCCTTCGTTGCCGTTCGTCTCGAAGCCCGAGTAGACGTCGACCGACGGCGTGGGCTCGTGCAGCTCGCGCGGCACGCGGTTCGTGATCGCGTTGACGACGCCGGCCGTCGCGCCGCCGCCGTAGCGCAGCGTCGCGGGGCCGTGCACGACCTCGATGCTGCGCGCGGAGAGCGGGCTCGTCGGGATGCCGTGGTCGGGCGAGAGACGCGACACGTCCTGCGACGGCAGGCCGTCCTCGAGCACCTCGGTGCGGAACGCGTCCTGCCCGCGGATCACCGGGCGGCTCGCGCCGCGCGCGTAGCCCGTCGTCGAGATGCCGGGGATGCGCTGGAGCGTGTCGCCGAGCGTTCCGCCGAACCCCTCGACGAGCTCGCCGCGATCGAGCGACGACACGGGGATGGCGAGCTCGTCCTCGGAGTGTCCGAGCGGCGACGCCGTCACGACGAGCCGTTCGGCGTCGGGCGATGCTCCCTGCTCGGCTTCGGACGCGTTGCTCGCGCGCGTCTCGTGGGTGTGGTCGTGGGGATGCTCGTCCGCGTCGGCGAACGAAGGCGTCGCGAGCGCGAACGTCGCGAGTGCGAGTGCGAACGAGCGCGCGCATCGCGCGTGCGCGGGGGTCGGGTTCATCGGATCTCCTCCGGTGCTCGCGGCGGACGGCGCGCGGGGCGCCGGCCGCGAGCGCGGCGCTCGGCGCGCGGCGCCGAGCGGGATGCGTGCGTGCAGGGCCGTGGTGGCGCGCGACCGAGGCCGCGCGCGCACACGGGATGGCGTTCGGGATCAGGCGCGGGGCGAGGGCGGAGCGCGCTGATGCGCGGGCGCGCGCGGTGCGCGCGGCGCGTGCGCCGCCTCGACGGCGCGGGCGTCGGCGCACGGCGCGGTGGCGGCGACCAGCGTCGGCGCCGCGGTCGGGGCCGCGAGCTTCGCGAGCCCCGCGTGCGTGCAGAGCACGCACGAGGCATCGATCGAGCCATTGGCCGAAGGATCCGCGTGGCCGTGGGAGGCGGCGATCGAGAGCGCGACGGCGCTCGCGAGCGCGAGCAGCAGGGCGGCGAGGGCGCGCCGCCCGGAGCCGGGCCGGGACGGGAGCGGAAGCGAGGGCCGGGACCCGGCGTCGTCGAGCTTCGCCATGCGCGCCTCCGCGTGGACGCGCGTCGTGTAGTCGAGCCGTCGGGGCGAGTCAAGCGACGCTGCTAGCCTCGGGCGCTCGCGCTGCGCCGCGCGGGGCGCGCACGCGCCGCGACGCCGCCGACGCGCGGCGACGCGGCCGACGAGCGGACGCGCGCGGCGACGCGGCCGACGAAGACGGGGAGGCCCGCGCGCATGGCGCTCGACGACGCGACATCGGCTCCGCCTCCCGCGGATGCGGTGAGCGCGAACGGCCTGCCCGCCGATCCGCTCGCGCCCGCCGAGTTCTGCGAGCGCTTCCTGCCCGCGTGGT
This region of Myxococcota bacterium genomic DNA includes:
- a CDS encoding TonB-dependent receptor, with protein sequence MNPTPAHARCARSFALALATFALATPSFADADEHPHDHTHETRASNASEAEQGASPDAERLVVTASPLGHSEDELAIPVSSLDRGELVEGFGGTLGDTLQRIPGISTTGYARGASRPVIRGQDAFRTEVLEDGLPSQDVSRLSPDHGIPTSPLSARSIEVVHGPATLRYGGGATAGVVNAITNRVPRELHEPTPSVDVYSGFETNGNEGVVAAEVDTGAGPFAFHFDGLYRNADRYETGTGAAQPGSQGEAAAGSFGASWIGERGRLGAAYSHFRNDYGIPEAGEDVEIRMDANRLRVDGELFDPLPGFSELRLRSVYTDYEHDEVADGVVGQTFDDDEVGGRLELVHDELAGFTGALGLDARYRDLTAGGEAAEFLAPATSRTVALYGFEERPLLADLHAELGLRVESTRVVGEPLGGARRARDFVPLSGSIGLVQHVGDAWTFGALAAATQRAPSDVELFARGPHEATGTFEMGGADLDEETAFTGEVRAQADYERVRGEAAFFVTRYRDYVYGRLTGNTVDETGAPVLPTDPAALDELVYEARDALFYGGELSVEADVLDLGDCTLVADGRLDWVRARFRNVGGGVDRDVPRITPVRWGGGLGVRGDRARARIGFVRTEEQDDVAEGESDTQGFVLLDASLVVPVPVERLLGARAGGVEVDLVARGTNLTDEVARNHIAVNKDDVLLQGRSFRVGLHGRF